The nucleotide sequence TAAGACACACAGTACTTGCTAGTAGAAGCATTTTCTTTCACTTTCACGTCCTCATTTTACAATGTGCACAACAATGAACCTTCATGTTCTCTTTTCGTGGATATCGAACTTAAACTCATCATTCATCTGCTCATACCTTACTACTGACCTGTGCTGTCTAATATTTTTATGTTTTCCATTTTATTTTCCCCAGCTAAAGTTTTGATTGAAGAACTTGAATGCCTGGCCGAGGATGTTTATAGCACTACGCTAACAGCCAGCCTTAGTATCTTAGAAGCTTCAGATTGCTCTAATGGCGATAATAACCTGCCAGCAGATTGTTCTGAGGTGTGAATTCTCTTTGTAGTCTTTCCGCCCCATGCTTTATTACTTCAGCCTCGAGTTTTTCAGTTGGTTAAAATACTATGGCCTGTAGGAACATTGACTAAGCCTCACCCAAAAATGTTGGCACCATATTTTACCAGGATGAAGGGCAGTCTGTGGATCCGCTGGACAGCGCAGTATCTTACTCGAGCGTTATGATTCTGGTTCAGAATATGTTAAAGCTGGATTATTCGATGCAGGTTCGCAAAGAAGCATCTACATGCCACTACTTTCTGTTTACTTTTGGTTGCTATTTTGTGACAGAAGTTTGCTATCCTGCAGGAGAAGATAGTCAAGGCACTGTGCCTTAAAACACCATCGTCGGAGCTAGATGGCTATTGTCTAATGTGGGACTTGCGGCCGTATATTGATGACAATGTGATGCAGCTTGCCTGGAAATTCATTTCTTAGAAGCGGAAGCGGACCATGCTTGATGATAAACTGAGCAGTGTGAACATTAGTGCCTCATAGACAATGATTTTCCAGCAAGTATCCCTATTTACCCTTAGCAGTTTAAATCTTTCAGAGATATTTCTTGATTCTTAAGTTGGTTATTTCCTAATGTTTGTTAGTTCGACTTAGCCTCCAAGTTTGTAAGTTGGCTATATAATGCCTAGGAATATCAGTGAATAGACAAGAAAAATAGTCCCAATTATCTCTCGAAGATTCTCCCCTGCTCTTGGTTGTAGGGAAGCCCCCTCCTGGCTGGGTGTCGCGCGTCATATCTTACAAGAAAGGCAGTGCGCGCTTTGCTGCGCCGCTTATGTCCTTAGGGTTGTACATGTTTTGTTTTATGTGATAATTTTTATAAGTTGTGAAAATTATTTACGTGCTAGTTGGTTTGGTGTGTGGGGGAAACAATGGAGTATGTTTTTTTACCAGAGATATCTATGGACAGACTTTACGGAATCATGGTTACAAATGAATGTGTCAATTTATGGTTAAAAATTAGGAAAAGAGTGGCCCAACGGTGAAAATCTGGGAAGTGATTGGTGGGAGAGTGTTTGCTATGGGCAATCCATagtataattttcattttttttattgtgGTATTTGTGTAGGTCTTTTTGACCGTGTGACTGGAGGGTGTCTTTTAATTAATACAAACACATTAGAAAATTACCTATGTTGTTGGCCGCCTGTGTCGTGTTGATGCTAAACGTGTCATAGTCGATATTTCCTTTTTGTCAATGAAGGCCCACATCACTTAAGCACTTACCAAGGGATCCATTCATCTAGAGATCCCACCATAAAGCACAGGCCAACGACACAATCAATTGTGTATTCAATCTAAATTGAAGACCTCAGTTGAATGAGGGGCTTGAAAATCCGGGAGCTTAATGAAGTTAGAGATTTCATTAGGCCATAACCAAGGATTAACCACCAGGCAGCAAGCCTGGTAAGCTATCTCAAAAAAAAACCAAGGATTAACCTCCTAGCCGGCTGCAATGAGACCCAGCGCATGATCATTTTGATGACTTTCTGGCGTGCTTGGCACTGCCGGAATGAGGTCACACATCACAAGCCAGCGCCACTCGTCGAGACGTCGAGACGCTTTCTCAATGGATATATTGAGTCCCTTCTGTGCATAAAACAGTATCCCAAGGGAGATATCACGAAGGGTAAGATGGTGTTACAGTGTGCAGGCCAACCAACTAACATTCAGACCAGGTCGCCACATGCTGAAACAGAGGGGCCTAGGTGGATGAAGCCTCCTGTTGGATGGGCAAAACTCAATGTGGATGGCTCCTATGTGCATGGAGAGAGTACGGGAGGAGCTGGAATGGTGTTGCGGGATGACAAGGGAGCTGTGATTTTCTCGTCCTGTCGTTATCTCCGCTCATGCTACTCGCCGCTTGAGGCGGAGCTAGCTGCTTGCCTCGAAGGAATCGGTCTGGCACTCGCTCACACTGATAACAACCTGATCATTGAACTTGATTGTAAAGAAGCAGTGGACATGCTGAATGACATATGCATGAATCGATCAGCTGTGGCTAGTATGGTAGAGGAGGTGAAGAGCCTGCTGCATGGCATCCGATGTCACAAATTCGTGCATGCAGGTAGGCCATGCAATGCTGCTGCTCACTATATGGCACATATGGGACGTTCTTCTCAGCGTACGGCCATTTGGTTTAGCTCTGGGCCAGAGGATTTATGTATGATCTGTGAAACTGAGTGTAGACACACTACTTAATTAATATACACtcctttcacccgcaaaaaaaaccaaggattgaccaagtcaAGTCAAGGATTAAAGGTCAAAATTGAATGATTAATTTtaaattgaataccttaattaattgcGAGGCCTTTTAAATTAGAGAGCTTAGTGTTATAGAGGATATATATGCAAACCCCGCCTACCAAACAACTTTATACAAAGTGGATTGTATATGAAGGGGTTTGGGGCCTTTCAAAGGGATTTGAGGGGATTGGGTGTATAGCTGGTCAAACGGGCCAGGCCAACCAGGCTATCACGTGAGCATCCCGGCACAGCCCGCGGCACGCCTTGGACCGTGCTTGGGCTTGGAGGCTGGGCACACGGGTCGGCACGGCACGATCCGTTTATTTTTTTTTAATCTTTTCAAAATATTGGATGGAAAAAAAGTGGATTCACTTACTCCTTAAAATCCCCACCTCCCAAAACCTCCCCAATCCTATTCCATCAAACGAGGCCTTAAGTGGTGTCTAGAGGGTGATTTGTCTGGTTTAGAATAGTTTTGGGGATGGCATTAAGAACTCAGTTTTAAACATGAAGGGTTATGTGATCCAAATTGGATACTCTTTAGGCTTATCTGTACTTTTTTCCCAAAGGGTATGATGAGACGCCCGGAATAGCAAAACTGCCACTGTCACTGCGATGCGTCATCCATGGCCAGTTCCGGACTCGCCGTACCGGAGGAAGCTACGCGGAAGGCTCCGGCCAAAGCAGCTCTATTTGCACAAGGCTCGGCCTTGGAGAATAAATACGTGTTTCATCAACCTGGCATGTTGAATTTCTTCAAAGTGACTGAATTGTCAATCTCGTCACCCGTACAACAATAAGTCAACACCCACACTAAGTAAAATATTAAAATGGAAATGATGAATCCTAAACGTTAGGCTTTTAAGCATGGTAACCCGAACGATTTTTATAGCAAGTTTAGTTGACGCGAGGTGGCAAGTTTAGTTGGCAAACATGAAAATCTGAACTAAAATTGCCATAAAAATATGTTTgggttgccatgcttaaaatctgaacgttcGGAATTTACCAGAGTCCTATTGAAATAGGTGAACAAAAAATGAGTTATAGAAAAAAAATTACTACCACTCTTTGTGGTTAGAAACATGCCAATCTCACGGAGACAAATCGCCGCGTAACCCATTCCATTGAATTAACTCTTCTTCCACCATTGCCAAAGAAAAGAAGCCACGACCACTCTCCCGAGACTTTCCCACAAAGGTGAAGAAGCAAGCACTCCTGACGCTAAGTCAAAGTGACTGAATTGTCAATCTGTCACCTGTACAACAATAAGTCAACACACACACTAAGTAAAATATTGAAACGGAAATGACGAATCCCAAAAGTTTGGCTTTTAAGCATGGCAACCCGAACGTtttttatggcaactttagttgacGCGAGGTGACAAGTTTAGTTGGCAAACATGAAAATCCGAACTAAAATTGCCATAAAAAATGTTTAGGTTGTCATGCTTAAATTCCGAACGTTCGAAATTCACCGGGGTCCTATTGAAGTAGGTGAACGAAAAATGAGTTATAGAAAAAAAATTGTGGAATAAAATgtaaacataaattaagcaaaaaaCACATACagaaaaatatttgacaaaaaactGCCAATCTCGTCACCCGTAACAAATATGAGTTATGGAACAAAATTCGTGGAATAATACTTTTAATTAAAAATATTTTGTTGGAGAAAATATAATCATAAATTAAGCAGAAAATGCATAGAGCACATTTGACGCAAAAATTGCGTGGTCGGCAGGATTCGAACCTGCGCGGGCAAAGCCCACATGATTTCTAGTCATGCCCGATAACCACTCCGGCACGACCACTTCTGTGAGTACTTTCTGTTGGTTTGTCAATAATATTAATAACATACGGCATGGGGCCAATCCACCGCTGCAACTTTTACCATGGAAAGACATGGCGGCAGCAGAACACATACTGAATTTGGATGGACCAACCAAGTTATCTCCATATGTTTCCAAAAAGAGCAAATTCATGACAAAACGAGCTTCAAAATTTTATGCCAACTGTCTCCAAAGTTTATCATCCAAATCAATATCAAAAACCGTAATCTCTTGTAGTCAAAACTAGCACGAACAAGCAGCTGGCGTCCCAGGATTGGCACAAGAGACAGTTCAACCGACATACTGATGGAGCATACAGTTACATCACACAAGAAGTTGAGAATGGCATTACTACCCACACCATTAGCTTTATGCAACAGGACTGTAAATTCCCGTATCAGCAATCTCATTCATAAAGACATGTTCTCAAAACAGTCATTGCAGGTCAAGGAAACACCGAAAGAAATTCCGGAGTGGGAGCCAGCCTAAAATAGATACCATGACCTCCTATACGATCCATGCCACAATGGTTGGAAGAATAGTTCAATTTACTTGCATCTCACACTGGTCATCTGCTGAATCCAATTGAATGTGCAGTGGCCCTATATCTGAGACCTCTTCAATACCTTCAGCGGGCTGAGAGGGAGAGAAACACTATTACAATTTCGTCAATCTCCAGAAAATGAGAAAAGCATGGGTAAAAAAAATTACCCAGAGGAATTCTAGAAGGCACCACACAAGGTAATTTATGATCATAACGAGGCAAAACAGTTTGCCTGCCCAAACTCCACATGTGAGGTATCTACACCATTAAGGGTACAGAACATCAGCGACTTCCTTTTGTGTTTGCCGTCGTTGGGAAAATGTGGTGGAACATAAAAAGTATAGAATTAACACTTTGACAGACAATATATGTAAGGACAGCTGACGATCCAAAAATAAAATCTGGTCTTCAGTTACAAATAATCTGAAATGACAGAAGATGAATTTACAGTCCCTGCTCTACCTTTTACTCACCGGGGAAGACGATCTAGCAAATTAGTGTTTGATGACTGCATTGCACGATCGTAGACAATCTCTGTTCTTTTGGCCACATCATCCCAACTATAGAGTTTTTTCATCTACGATGCACATTAGATTTGAATAAGCACAAAAGGACTTTGCATATCAATTTTCTACTAAAGGAAAAACTGGTGCAGAACGCCCTTTTCTGAGAGGGGTCCAATGCGCAGTAAGGTCGACCAGGTGCATAGAGTTAAAACTCACCGGACGATGCATAATTTGGGGATCTATACCAGAAAGTATGTCGATGGCTTGCCTGACAGCTCGTACCATATCTTCTGGATCTGGTTCTGCAAGCACTATCATGTCATCTGGTAGAACCTGAAAAAGAGTCATTTGTAGGAAACTGCAAATTGTCCAACTAGCTGGAATTTATTTTTCTCTACAAAAGAAAAACTTCAAAATTATAAATAGCATACCTCTGGAACCCCTCCGACTCTAGTGCTTACTGTCAACAGCCCGCAGCTTGCTGCTTCCAGAATGGCTATGCAAAATGCTTCTGTAAGCGAACTACAAGAGCAAAGGCTAAGCCTCACGTCTCAGTATTACCATGGTTAATTGCACTATGCACAACTTTCATAAACAATGTTAACTTATCCACCTTCTAATTTTCAAACAATATTAGGATTAtgtaagtgaaaaagaaaaactattTTCTTTCTGTTTGCATTAGGTCCATGAAATACATACTTATAATTCCATAAGAAATATTCCCGCAACATCAGTATGTTTTATCACATGATATTCTACATACATGTTTGAAGAACCAGAGGTTCACAGGAACAATTATTCAATAATCTGGCACGAATATGACCAAGTGCAGAAAAGATCCAATGTATCCAAAGTGGCTCAAAATATCTGTTCTAGGAGAGCGCTAAGCATTCAAACATTCAAATACAGCAATTTTAGCTACTCTGTTAATGGTAGTGATCATTGCCA is from Triticum aestivum cultivar Chinese Spring chromosome 3A, IWGSC CS RefSeq v2.1, whole genome shotgun sequence and encodes:
- the LOC123062380 gene encoding uncharacterized protein isoform X2 yields the protein MFLVKFHQELEHFRRPMIPMESGAVSQLVKSNYTDRLKSYLEAGCHLQHQSIWNINQLQSCEEKLEDHINKAKVLIEELECLAEDVYSTTLTASLSILEASDCSNGDNNLPADCSEDEGQSVDPLDSAVSYSSVMILVQNMLKLDYSMQEKIVKALCLKTPSSELDGYCLMWDLRPYIDDNVMQLAWKFIS
- the LOC123062380 gene encoding uncharacterized protein isoform X1 — protein: MVDEAAVHQVSPLLAPMSKEEARRCFFDFMTKVTQYEELVDAGKMFLVKFHQELEHFRRPMIPMESGAVSQLVKSNYTDRLKSYLEAGCHLQHQSIWNINQLQSCEEKLEDHINKAKVLIEELECLAEDVYSTTLTASLSILEASDCSNGDNNLPADCSEDEGQSVDPLDSAVSYSSVMILVQNMLKLDYSMQEKIVKALCLKTPSSELDGYCLMWDLRPYIDDNVMQLAWKFIS